The DNA region GCTGATGTTACATCGTGGTGAATCACTCAGTTATGTCGCTAAAAACCTGTGTGCAGCACGTTCCTCCGTCGGTCGCTGGATTCACTGGTTCACACTATTTGGCATCGAAGGCCTGAAAAGTCTTCCGCCCGGACGCCCAAAAAAGTGGCCTGTTGAGGCGATGATGCGCATGCTCAATTTACTTGTTGAGCGCTCTGCACAGGACTTCGGATATCTGCGGTCACGGTGGAGTACTGAGATGCTAACGATTGAAATTAATAAACTATTTAATTCAACTTTGCATCCAGGAACGATCCGTCGCTGGCTACCTGAAGGTGGGATTGTCTGGCGCAGGGCAGCTCCGACATTACATATTCGCGATCCCCTCAAAGATGAAAAACTGGCAGCGATTAATGAAGCATTAGAAAAAAACTGCGCTGACCATCCCGTCTTTTACGAGGATGAGGTGGATATCGATTTGAATCCCAAAATAGGCGCTGACTGGCAGAAAAAAGGACAGCAAAAACGAATCCCTACGCCGGGAAAAAATGAAAAGCATTACCTTGCCGGAGTACTTCATGCGGGAACGGGCAGAGTGGACTACGTCAGCGGGACAAGTAAGAACTCAGGTCTATTTATCAATATGTTACGAAAGTTGAAAAGTACATATCGCAGTGCAAAAACAATTACGCTAATCGTTGATAATTACATCATTCACAAGAGCAAAAAAACGTTGAAATGGTTGGAGGATAATCCGAAATTTACTGTTATTTATCAGCCAATTTACTCTCCGTGGGTAAACAAAATAGAACTCTTATGGTTGGCCTTGCACGAGACCATCACGCGCAATCATCACTGCAGAACAATGTGGCAATTATTGAATAATGTCAGACAATTTATGAAAGCCGCTTCACCTTTCCCGGGCAACAAACATGGGCTAACGAAAGTGGAGCGGTATTAGGCGCAGTTATTTAGCCTCATTAACAATATTGGGTTGGATGGTAGGCCAGATGTTCGTTGGGGACTGTTACAATTGAGCAATCAACAATTCGAAAGCATAGTAGCTCTTGGTGAAGTAAATGAAAGTTTTATTATCAATTAAGCCTGAGTTTGTAGATAAGATTTTAAACGGCACAAAACGATTTGAGTTTAGAAAAGGGGTGTTCAAAAACGATAAAGTAAAGTCAGTGGTGATTTATGCCACGATGCCTGTAGGTATGGTCGTTGGTGAGTTTAATATACAAAGCATATTTTCAGGTTCCCCTTCTGAAGTTTGGAATGAAACAAGTGAATATGCTGGAATATCTAAGAGTTTTTTTGATAGTTATTATGAAGGCAGAGAAAAAGCCGTAGCTATTGAGATTGGTGATGTAACTAAATTTGATATCCCTCTTCCTTTAGACGCTTTAGGAGAAAACATTACACCGCCACAATCTTATCGATATCTTTATACATAGATTTATACATCCCTCTTTAGCGGAGTTTTGTATTACTGGATATAAGAAAATAAAATGAAAAAAACACCAATCCTTCTTTCCATAATATTGTCAGCGATATGGCTTTTACTCTCAGCCCCAGCCATCTCGGATTCCGGCAACCTCAAACCCACCCAACTCCCCCTAAAATTCATGGACATCTACACCTGCGACTCCAACTGCGAGTCCCGCTACCCCATGCATCAGCTATCTCAACTTCCTGCGCCACTACAGCAGATAATCAACCAACAAAACCAGAAAAACATCTATAACCTGGATGGCGGCGAAGACGACGGTTACCTCTTTCTACCCGCACGAGGTGAAGTGCAAATTGTGATAGCAGCGCGCTCCATCGTGGTTAACAGCTTCAGATTAATGACCATAAAAGACAACCAACTTATCGACCAACAGCTGATTGGCTTTTCCGGCCCGGATGACGAAGGGGTAATTGATTTCAGCATTGATAAAAACTATCGCCTGACAATCAAACGCGGCATGGCGGATATCGAACATGAGAAGCCGGTTGTCTGGAGCGAACAGCGAGTTTATGAGATTAGCGAAAACGGCAAACTTTCTGAAATTAGCAAAAAGACGTTTAACGCTCAGAAGGGGAACAGAGGTTAATATTTTCTGCCGATCGAGGTTTTTGATTCACAGGCCGCGAATAGCAGCCTGTAAACAATAACCATGATTAATGACAAAACTGAATTTCACAGTTTTCGATAATCACTTTCTCGCCGGGTTTGATCTCTTTCTTTGTGCCGGTTTTGGTGTCATTCAAATAACACTTACCGTTTTCCAGCGTAATCAGAGAAACCTCTTTACTCATGGCAATGCCTTTGCCTTTCAGCAAGATATCCATATCCGATGAGTAACCAACCTGAATCGCATCTTTACCAAGATTGAGCACATACTGGTTAATCGGTTTCGCCATACTGATGCCGCTCTGCTTCAATGGTTCAGAATAAACCGTCACATCAACCCAGCCTTTACGGAACATCACTTCAGCGCTTGCTACCACAATTCCGATAGC from Limnobaculum xujianqingii includes:
- a CDS encoding IS630 family transposase → MPIIAPIPRNERRQMEKIVHKTTDKNHSRRLMAMLMLHRGESLSYVAKNLCAARSSVGRWIHWFTLFGIEGLKSLPPGRPKKWPVEAMMRMLNLLVERSAQDFGYLRSRWSTEMLTIEINKLFNSTLHPGTIRRWLPEGGIVWRRAAPTLHIRDPLKDEKLAAINEALEKNCADHPVFYEDEVDIDLNPKIGADWQKKGQQKRIPTPGKNEKHYLAGVLHAGTGRVDYVSGTSKNSGLFINMLRKLKSTYRSAKTITLIVDNYIIHKSKKTLKWLEDNPKFTVIYQPIYSPWVNKIELLWLALHETITRNHHCRTMWQLLNNVRQFMKAASPFPGNKHGLTKVERY
- a CDS encoding ASCH domain-containing protein yields the protein MKVLLSIKPEFVDKILNGTKRFEFRKGVFKNDKVKSVVIYATMPVGMVVGEFNIQSIFSGSPSEVWNETSEYAGISKSFFDSYYEGREKAVAIEIGDVTKFDIPLPLDALGENITPPQSYRYLYT